Genomic DNA from Solanum dulcamara chromosome 4, daSolDulc1.2, whole genome shotgun sequence:
AACTTCATTCGATCTATAATTGGAGAAGTTCTTAATGCCTTACTGACCAAGTGTCAGACCATatggccaaaaaaaaaaagcctTATCAATCGTTCCAAATAATTGAACGTTAGATCTTAATTGCCCAAACAAGCTTGAATTCTTACGATTGGATGTTTCATACTCTAATTGTTAAAGTTTTCAACTTGAACACTAAACCTCAGAAGTCTGGATTCTTTACCAAGACATAAGTAAAATGAAAAATCATGTAACCTTAAGCAAATAAAAGGAACCCAGATAGCTGGTCATAACTTAAAAGTTATCTAACATACAAGACAATGCACAATAACAACCATCGTAAACCTCAATTTTCTTTTCCAATCTTCCTTTTTCTGCCACTAAAAAAATTCTATAACACTCCGCATCGAGATCCCTACTTAAATCAAGTAAGTCTAATTCAAGTAAGTCCAACACCATATGATCAATGTAAGGTCCTGTTTGAATGAAGCAGTTATTTCTAAATTCAGAAGCTTTTTACTACATCTCATTTGGACACACATGAGAATTTGAATTACACtcatatcaaactttatttCGTCCCTTATGTCTCTTCATCTCAAATTATGTGATgctatttcctttttaaaatgtcccaaaaaaaattacactattcCATTTCTGTACAATTTTCAAGAACTAAAATTCATTAAACTATTCAAATTCTACACTTGTATGTAAATTGTAATGCTTCTCTATCGAACTAACTTTTCCATAATTACCTTCTTTGTCCATTATAAAAAGTTTAATATGTATGTGCCGTGAAAGCACTGGAAATGTCTTCCCAATTTACGCACATACTTATTAACGCCTCCCAGCCATTCTGATTTATTCCAACTCAGTGATTAATAGGATCTCCGTTCAAGCTATCCCTTAGCAATTGTCCATTCTAATGCCTCCAAAAAAGTGTGGTAAACAGAAGAAAGCACAGAAGAACAATAAACACCACAGCTTAGAATCTTAACTCCATGTCGTCACGGGGAGTATTTATTTCAAATGTCAATTGCATTCCAAATTCCTCCATACAAAAACATAAACCTTAACAACTCTAACCCCTACCAATTGGAAGTATATAGTCAGTCTAGTTTTAGTCAACTGAACTTTAACAATACAAAGAAATGACAAATTTCTTTAGTGTATAAAAGAAGtaagagaaaagagagaattTACTGAGTGGATGCCACAGGCGCGAAGAGAAGCCATGGAGGCAGAAGCGGTAGCGCCGACGAAAAGCGAGGCGACGGCGAAGGCTTTAAGCGGCATCATTCGACATTCGCCGGCAAAACCTCTCCTATATGCGTAAATTCCCCATAGTAACTGACCTGTACTCGCGGCGGCCCACCATCGGTATCGATCTGTGCCGGTGCCGGCACCGGCGGTGTTTTCTTCGTTTTGGTTCATTTCCGCTTCATCGTGTCCGATCACCGGCGTCCTTGTAAGGAGCTTAATAGTCGATCTCGGCCTTGTTCTATGGGCTTTTCGTTTGGGCTCATTGTTGGTCCAGAGTAGGAACAAGTTTTGGGCTTATTATCATTAGAACCGGGGAAGTGCCCAGTTACCGACATCCCTGACCCGTAAATTTATAAGTTTTTAGTAAGTGGGCGTGTGGGGTTTCGTTgcgaaatttgaaaaatattttttttttcaacctGAAAAATAAGACTTGAAAATTGCAGGTGTGTTCGACTatgaatataaatttaatttattttaaaaagaatttaataatttggagtgaaaaagtaaaaatacttttttgttgtttttcaaaattttaaagattCTGAAATTCAACTTCAATTTGAATTTAGGAATTTAATGGCCAAACTTGTTTTCCTAAGTTTGACTCacagaaaaaagtaaaaaaaataactcaTGGACAAAATTTCAGATGTACACCACTGAAATTGCAGAAATCCACTTTCCTAAATTCATGATGTAGTTTTGTATAGTCTTTTaactcttgaaaaataatttggagaataacaaattaatgttgagggtaaaacatgaaaaatgaCATTCATTTGGGTTATTAGTAACTTATTAAATGTGTACATCTACGCATTCATTTGGATTACTAGTAACAAACTTATTTACATTTTTAGCTACAGTTGCCCAACTTTCTTTTGAATTGTCCACTTGGACCTGTACTTCGTCTCTTTGCATTCGTCATTCGTCAGAGCCCGCATTGGAGCTCGAATTGTACATAATAAAGCCCATCtcaacatgatttttttcatagtTAGGCTTGAACCCAAGACTTCTGGTTAAGAGTCTACCACTACACCACAACTTACGTTGGTTCGTGCTGATGATACTGCTCACACATAATTTCAACAATGTTTAATTCAAGCATATCTTCAGCTTGTTGCACTGCAGCTCTCATCTGTTCCTCCAActctttgatttttttcatattcatgttTCTGGTGGCTACTCTTCtcaagaatatttttaaaatattacgcGCTAGCACGAAGAGAGTCGACCATCTCTGCAATTCGACCATGGATCAAAGATGGATAAGTACTTTGGAATagctccaaagtttgaattagAGAGTTCAATGCAGGAGAGGACATCAATCTCAATACTTAGATGGAGAGAAATGTTTTCAGGGTTTAAGCACTTTCAAAAGCCGATTAACCAAAATAAAACCTGATGGTTATCTTCATCCATAGAGCTAGATCAACAACAATGGCAGAAACTGCTGCAAAGCATTGAAGACTTCCATAAAAGAAAACGGTTTCAACAAAAACTAATTACATCCAGCTGAAAATCAATGCACAGATAATTTACTAATCTTCAAAGATCAAAATAGTTACTTCCATGTCTCCAGTAGAAACAGAAAATCGAAGACTCAGGAGACACAGCTATTTGCAAATAAGTTTTCTAAAATTATACAAGCTGTTACCAAACTAAAGCAGGTACAGTATTTCCATTTGGATGTAGttgtcaacaacaacaaatgaAAGGAACACAATCAGAGAGATAAAACCTCAAAGTTAATCTCTAGGGATCTTTACCAGTTTCAAGTTAGCACTTCAACTGGAAAAGAATCATTATCATATCCACGTTCTATCCATGACGGGTGTACTACAAACCTTGATTAAATCACCGGAACAAGGGTCTCAATTATGAGTAAGAGTTCTTTCGTCTCATCAAATCTTTGaaattttctcatcttcaaCTAGTAAATTAAACTACTAGCAGCAATAGATTGAGTAGTGATGCAGAAAACAAAAATGCATAAGGATTCGACTTACAACTTAAACCACCTTAGCAAACAGGAAAAAAGAGACAATTTCAAACCAGTGGAAATAAAGGAAGTAAATGGTTGGTGCATACCATGTCCATTGGGCCTCTTTCTGTAatcaatatctcaaaatattCAAGAGGGTGGGAAGTGTGAACCCCTCACTCTGGCTTAGGAGGTAGTAACTTTCACCAATTAAGCAGATTCCCCTAAGGGCTAAGGGACTGTAACTTTCACCATATTCAAATACAAGCTAGAGAAAGAATAATTACAATACAGGATGCTAATATTAGACAGATCATTATAAAGGCAAACGAATTGATGAGGCAAAGTGAACTTGTTACCTTTCTTACTCCTTTTCTGCAACTTGAAATTGTGAAATTAATCCTTCAGGGAGATTTTGGCATTAAAGAGATACTATTAAACATGTGACTTAATAGTTAGTTATACTTTACATAGATAAAATTATATAGTGAGAACTTGCCAGATGTTGTGACTGTTATCATCATACCCACATACCGAATATTATTAATGCATGAACAGAAGAGTTAGAGTTAGATACCAAAAAAGACTCGCCCGTTTCTTCAGAGCTTCTCTGTTAGAAATTAAACTTAATTGCCCCAGCCGGTTTGAGTCATTGCAAGCAGGAAACCACCTGGCTAACACAGAAAAAAGCACCAGCTGAGCTTCTAGATAAGTTTAACACGTGCTCGCGTTCTAggagatgtttttttttttttactatttacCTATATCAaatacattggtaggagtcaggtctgcgtacactctaccctccccagaccccacgatgtggaatttcactgggttgttgttgctgttgttgttataTCAAAGTCGTAAGTAAAAGGCACATTTTCAGCAGCATTATAGTTCTGAAGTCATCTGATATTCCATAATATTAACAATATTCAACTGATCAACTTAACTGCAGGTAGTTTTCAATGTATCTCCTTAGTACCACTCGCAAGATACAACTGGAAACACAAAAAGGCATTTCTTTCCAGTTAGACAAAATCTGATTTGGAACACATTTCATCAGAATCACTCAAGAAGATATTGATATCAACCCTTTGGGTCTGAACCATCTTCTGTTCATCGTGGAACTACTATCATTTTTTGAAAGTGAAAAAACAAAGAAACAACTTGTTAGCCATTGGACAATTCCTGCTTCTGAATTCTGATTGTACAGAACTTATGAACACAAATTTACTCTTTCATACAGCATTGATCAAACTTGTGCTGATAAATCAGGATAATTTTGCACTTTTCATTATAATGTGAACGATGACAGTTACATCTTGCGTTTCAGTCGCAAGCCACGCAATTGTTTTAAAATCTCACAATGAGTTATCCAGAGCAATAAAACAAGAAGGATGTACAagtcaaaatattttcatttgatAACCATCTAAAAGATTGACCAAGAATTAGCACTCTGATGTGCCTTGGCAACTTATTGACTCATTTTCCTTCAAGAAACTATCAAACCACTTTTTAGGGGCATCGGGATGAATGTCAGAGATACGAGCCATAAACATTTTATCACTAGTACCAACAATACTTGCAAGAGAATATTCATATGGACACCAATTTTGTTCTCTGAGCCACTTATGGAATTGGCAACGGGGCCTTATCCTCTTCTCCAAGTCATAACATAAACAGGATGGAAAAGCACAAAGCTCCTCCTGAGATAATCCCATATCCAAGAAAAGAAACTTTAGTTTTTGCTCAAGAAATTCAGCTTTCTGGTTCAGAATCTTTGGAGACACTGTAAGCATTTTGCAGAGTGTCGAAAAGTTAATTCCACCACGAAGTAGGCAATCAAACCGTTCCTGTAACTCATCACCCGGACCATGCAACAGAGACAACACTTTCATTGTCAGCTTGTTTTCTCCAAAGCCAATCCCATGCAAGAAATCTAATTTATGAAGGGTATGAAAGGGTGTTCTCGATGCCTGAATTTTCTGCAAATGCCCTGCATAATCTTCGTCAAAGTCTTCAACACTGCCAATAACATAGTTACCTAACAGACCATGACCATCATTTTTTAGTCTGTCAAAGAACCATTCACTTAGATCCAATGATCTCAAAACATGAGGTACATTAGCTATTCTATTTCTACCCATAACGTATTGGTATGTTTGGGCAATCAATTTTCGTTTATTTACACCCATCCCGAAATGTTTCAAAAATCCCACTGTCGAAATCACACGAACTTccaaatcaaaactcaaaatctcaGGCTTCGATAGAACTAAAAGTCCAACCTCTTCTTTTCTCACATCTAGtctacaaaaaaaatcaatctttTCAGCCAAAACCTCTTCAGAGTAATCAACAAAAATGCTTTTGTTCCTTCCCATCAATTCACCAATCTTCCCTTTCTCACAACCCAATTCATAAAACATTGCAATTTTCCTACAAATCTCAAACCAAGCATCCACATTTCCCTCTACAGAACTTGCAAGATCAAAATCCAGAAACACCCTTTTCAAATCATCAAACAGCATATCAATTTCATCTTCACTCTTATCACCCAGTACATGTGGGAAAGCTAGGCAAATACCAATAACAGCAGTATTACCAAACCCGTATAGTTCAATATGTGAAAGCCTCTCTTCCAATTCATAAGGCTGTTTACTAAAAATTGAAACTTTCCCTTTGTAcaaaatacacaatttattCCAGGGGAAACCAAAACAAGCAAGAGCACAAGCAGCATCAAAAACTTTAGAGTCTTCACACAAGAAGCATTTGTACATATGCAACATAGAACTAATTTCTACATGATTTATACCAATGCTCTCAAAGAAAAACTCAAATTCATTAATGGGATGGTACCTTAAGAACCTATGAATGGAATTGGGAAAGCGATTACGAGAAAATGGAACTTTAGAAACAAGAGCCAAAAGGGAAAATCGTGAGTTTTTACCAATGTACTCAGCAAAACAGAAGGGTAAGGATCTAGAATTATGGAAGTAATCAGTGAGTACTTCTTGAGCTTGTAAAATCGCTTTGGACCTATATTTTGCTGGAATCTTGGACAGTTTTGGAAAATTTGGAAGCTTTTGGTTTGTGTTTGTGGAGAAAAATTTGTTCTTGAGAGTGACATAGAGGGATTCAAGTGTTGGGGTTTTAGAACGGGAGAGCATTTCTGTGTGCTTTTGGGTTGGGAAGTAGCGTTTTCAGTAGTTTTATAGAAAATCTGTAGATAAATGTTTACCTCCGGTGAGTTTGTCGGCAAAGGATCGCTGTGGGTTTCGACTGTTTTGGAACAATTGAACAAGTTGCAGTGTTGTCCCTGAACTATTAGTATTTTTGTATGTTGGatcaatcatttctttcttaTAAATCTTTCATTTCTATTACTTATGATAaaagaacattttttttaatccaATTTATGCAATGATATAAAAagagatttttttaattatttataataggTCAAGACCTTTAATTCTTTTCCGAAAGCAATATTTACAAAATGAAATAGAAAATGATCAAATGGTCCTTAATGTATGAGTTTTGGTTCCTTGCATTTTTCTCATGtgcaatataaaatttatgaaataaaattgaagttttacttcaacttttttttttatgttttttcataaatataaaaacttcataagtcataaaattattcaaattatcccaagtttttataaaatattatcaaaCAAGTAAAAGTTTATAAAATCACATAATACACTATCATAAagttattctaaaaaaatacaatGCTTATTGATCAAActttatttcaataaaaataattgaacataaattatagtgtgctagtctttaatataattatttcacATTGTACGGACAATCTCCTTACATTGAACTTGTATTTCTCGATCATATGACCAAGAAGACGAACCAT
This window encodes:
- the LOC129886736 gene encoding uncharacterized protein LOC129886736 produces the protein MNQNEENTAGAGTGTDRYRWWAAASTGQLLWGIYAYRRGFAGECRMMPLKAFAVASLFVGATASASMASLRACGIHSVEDMKVVGASIRTGLGLTRRAQED
- the LOC129886737 gene encoding transcription termination factor MTEF18, mitochondrial, which codes for MLSRSKTPTLESLYVTLKNKFFSTNTNQKLPNFPKLSKIPAKYRSKAILQAQEVLTDYFHNSRSLPFCFAEYIGKNSRFSLLALVSKVPFSRNRFPNSIHRFLRYHPINEFEFFFESIGINHVEISSMLHMYKCFLCEDSKVFDAACALACFGFPWNKLCILYKGKVSIFSKQPYELEERLSHIELYGFGNTAVIGICLAFPHVLGDKSEDEIDMLFDDLKRVFLDFDLASSVEGNVDAWFEICRKIAMFYELGCEKGKIGELMGRNKSIFVDYSEEVLAEKIDFFCRLDVRKEEVGLLVLSKPEILSFDLEVRVISTVGFLKHFGMGVNKRKLIAQTYQYVMGRNRIANVPHVLRSLDLSEWFFDRLKNDGHGLLGNYVIGSVEDFDEDYAGHLQKIQASRTPFHTLHKLDFLHGIGFGENKLTMKVLSLLHGPGDELQERFDCLLRGGINFSTLCKMLTVSPKILNQKAEFLEQKLKFLFLDMGLSQEELCAFPSCLCYDLEKRIRPRCQFHKWLREQNWCPYEYSLASIVGTSDKMFMARISDIHPDAPKKWFDSFLKENESISCQGTSEC